The Arachis duranensis cultivar V14167 chromosome 2, aradu.V14167.gnm2.J7QH, whole genome shotgun sequence genome has a window encoding:
- the LOC107474734 gene encoding transcription factor TCP17-like isoform X2 — MSSSKSSYQAKQEDDGGGGGGGGGTSSSRQWTAFRNPRIVRVSRSLGGKDRHSKVCTIRGLRDRRIRLSVPTAIQLYDLQDRLGLGQPSKVIDWLLQATKLDIDKLPPLQIPPGFAQFHHQQTLIPLSHHHQFSLGGFYDANSSRFWDMDSSSISLKGKESDTITHPAGVISEKGKWIKTNQHVDENQDGLLLLNNAMGYNNSPSGLTLSSSSSSSQFGSHALLFPSQQLLDPQFSSSSATTPSTFTPYYAPFVANSSSSTTTTMVENNSDALRQFNHIQILSSQLLLLSGVFQCHLVLSFLIQITTTMKVTRKIIKVRSSTSS, encoded by the exons ATGAGTTCAAGCAAAAGCAGCTATCAAGCGAAGCAAGAAGACGACGGCGGTGGAGGCGGAGGCGGTGGCGGCACTAGCTCTTCAAGACAGTGGACAGCGTTCAGGAATCCAAGAATCGTTCGAGTTTCGCGGTCTTTGGGAGGGAAAGACAGGCACAGCAAGGTTTGCACCATTAGAGGTCTAAGGGACCGGAGAATTCGGCTCTCCGTTCCCACCGCCATTCAGTTGTATGATCTCCAAGATCGACTCGGCCTGGGTCAACCCAGCAAGGTCATTGATTGGTTGCTTCAAGCCACCAAACTCGACATTGATAAGCTACCGCCCCTTCAAATCCCTCCCGGTTTCGCTCAATTTCACCATCAGCAAACCCTAATTCCcctttctcatcatcatcaattctcCCTTGGCGGCTTCTATGATGCCAATTCCTCAAGGTTTTGGGATATGGATTCTTCTTCAATTAGCCTAAAAGGTAAAGAATCTGATACTATTACTCATCCAGCTGGTGTGATATCTGAGAAAGGAAAATGGATCAAAACAAATCAACATGTTGATGAAAATCAAGACGGATTGTTGTTGCTTAACAATGCTATGGGATATAATAATTCTCCTTCAGGATTAACTTTATCATCATCCTCCTCATCTTCACAATTTGGAAGCCATGCATTATTGTTTCCTTCACAACAATTATTAGATCctcaattttcatcttcttctgcAACAACACCATCAACTTTCACTCCCTATTATGCTCCATTTGTAGCTAATTCgtcatcatcaacaacaacaacaatggtggAAAATAATAGTGATGCATTAAGGCAATTCAACCATATTCAGATCTTGAGTTCTCAA CTGCTGCTACTATCAGGCGTATTCCAATGCCATTTAGTTCTAAGCTTCTTGATTCagataacaacaacaatgaaagtAACCAGGAAGATCATAAAGGTACGTAGTAGCACTAGTTCATGA
- the LOC107474733 gene encoding bZIP transcription factor TGA10 isoform X2: MGFSIAIQEQTPQEDQEAKPFMASNSGSFKSINSSTTPTQLEPLHLHHNHHHHHHNQIQEQQQHQISFGMMPSSSSSSIPGNYLNRDSGAYDLGELDQAFFMYLDGQPDPSTLQDQRQNSSSSGMRPPTLNIFPSQPMHVDPPPSNSKATTELVSAQTNGSKRPSEPSMESTNPRNNAASAPEPPKPIKRENNRKGTTSSSEQEGPKTPDPKTLRRLAQNREAARKSRLRKKAYVQQLETSRIKLNQLEQELQRARAQGIFMGGNALLGGEQGLPLPMTTITSEAAMFDMEYGRWLEEHHRLVCELRAAVQEHLQENELRMYVENCLGHYDQVMNLKSIVAKTDAFHIVFGMWKTPAERCFMWIGGFRPSELIKVIMGQIEPLTEQQILGICGLQQTTREAEEALSQGLEALNQSLTETITSDSLSSPPNMVNYMGQMAVAMSKLSTIEGFLRQADNLRQQTLHRLHQILTTRQSARCLLAIAEYFHRLRALSSLWMSRPRQE, from the exons ATGGGATTCTCTATAGCTATTCAAGAACAAACACCACAAGAGGATCAAGAAGCAAAGCCTTTCATGGCTTCAAATAGTGGTAGTTTTAAGAGCATCAACTCAAGTACTACACCTACTCAACTTGAACCACTCCATcttcatcataatcatcatcatcatcatcataatcaaaTACAAGAGCAACAACAACACCAAATTTCCTTCGGAATGAtgccatcttcttcttcttcatctatccCAGGAAACTATCT AAACAGAGATTCCGGAGCTTATGATTTGGGTGAACTGGATCAAGCCTTTTTCATGTATCTTGATGGCCAACCTGACCCCTCCACTCTTCAAGACCAAAGAC AGAACTCATCATCTTCAGGAATGAGGCCACCAACTCTCAACATTTTCCCCTCTCAGCCTATGCACGTAGACCCCCCGCCATCCAATTCCAAG GCTACAACGGAATTGGTTTCTGCCCAAACCAATGGTTCCAAGAGACCATCAGAGCCGTCCATGGAATCAACCAACCCGCGAAATAATGCCGCTTCTGCTCCTGAACCACCCAAACCTATAAAg CGAGAGAACAACCGCAAGGGCACAACTTCAAGTTCTGAACAAGAGGGACCAAAAACACCAGATCCTAAG ACACTAAGAAGACTTGCCCAGAATAGAGAGGCAGCAAGGAAAAGCAGGCTGAGGAAAAAG GCGTATGTTCAGCAGCTAGAAACAAGTAGGATTAAGCTGAATCAGTTGGAACAAGAGTTACAGAGAGCCAGAGCTCAA GGCATTTTCATGGGTGGAAATGCACTTTTGGGAGGAGAACAAGGCCTTCCTCTTCCTATGACTACTATTACCTCAg AGGCAGCAATGTTTGACATGGAATATGGAAGGTGGTTAGAGGAGCACCACCGTCTAGTGTGCGAACTAAGAGCAGCGGTGCAGGAACACCTGCAGGAGAACGAGCTAAGAATGTACGTTGAAAATTGCTTGGGTCATTATGACCAAGTGATGAATCTGAAGAGCATTGTGGCCAAAACAGACGCATTTCATATTGTTTTTGGAATGTGGAAAACACCAGCTGAACGCTGTTTCATGTGGATCGGTGGCTTCAGGCCTTCTGAACTCATTAAG GTTATTATGGGTCAAATTGAGCCTCTTACGGAGCAACAAATATTAGGGATATGTGGGTTGCAACAAACAACACGTGAGGCAGAAGAAGCTCTATCCCAAGGGCTTGAAGCTCTCAATCAATCACTAACAGAAACCATAACATCAGATTCATTGAGTTCTCCACCAAACATGGTTAATTACATGGGACAAATGGCTGTGGCCATGAGCAAGCTTTCAACTATCGAAGGTTTCCTTAGGCAG GCAGATAATCTGAGGCAGCAAACACTGCACCGTCTGCATCAGATTCTAACAACACGGCAATCCGCAAGGTGTTTGCTGGCAATAGCGGAGTACTTCCATCGCCTTAGAGCTCTCAGTTCTCTTTGGATGTCACGCCCTCgccaagaataa
- the LOC107474734 gene encoding transcription factor TCP5-like isoform X1 has product MSSSKSSYQAKQEDDGGGGGGGGGTSSSRQWTAFRNPRIVRVSRSLGGKDRHSKVCTIRGLRDRRIRLSVPTAIQLYDLQDRLGLGQPSKVIDWLLQATKLDIDKLPPLQIPPGFAQFHHQQTLIPLSHHHQFSLGGFYDANSSRFWDMDSSSISLKGKESDTITHPAGVISEKGKWIKTNQHVDENQDGLLLLNNAMGYNNSPSGLTLSSSSSSSQFGSHALLFPSQQLLDPQFSSSSATTPSTFTPYYAPFVANSSSSTTTTMVENNSDALRQFNHIQILSSQVMPHPFIPSSSLFHSINSNNNNNDNNSAAATIRRIPMPFSSKLLDSDNNNNESNQEDHKGT; this is encoded by the coding sequence ATGAGTTCAAGCAAAAGCAGCTATCAAGCGAAGCAAGAAGACGACGGCGGTGGAGGCGGAGGCGGTGGCGGCACTAGCTCTTCAAGACAGTGGACAGCGTTCAGGAATCCAAGAATCGTTCGAGTTTCGCGGTCTTTGGGAGGGAAAGACAGGCACAGCAAGGTTTGCACCATTAGAGGTCTAAGGGACCGGAGAATTCGGCTCTCCGTTCCCACCGCCATTCAGTTGTATGATCTCCAAGATCGACTCGGCCTGGGTCAACCCAGCAAGGTCATTGATTGGTTGCTTCAAGCCACCAAACTCGACATTGATAAGCTACCGCCCCTTCAAATCCCTCCCGGTTTCGCTCAATTTCACCATCAGCAAACCCTAATTCCcctttctcatcatcatcaattctcCCTTGGCGGCTTCTATGATGCCAATTCCTCAAGGTTTTGGGATATGGATTCTTCTTCAATTAGCCTAAAAGGTAAAGAATCTGATACTATTACTCATCCAGCTGGTGTGATATCTGAGAAAGGAAAATGGATCAAAACAAATCAACATGTTGATGAAAATCAAGACGGATTGTTGTTGCTTAACAATGCTATGGGATATAATAATTCTCCTTCAGGATTAACTTTATCATCATCCTCCTCATCTTCACAATTTGGAAGCCATGCATTATTGTTTCCTTCACAACAATTATTAGATCctcaattttcatcttcttctgcAACAACACCATCAACTTTCACTCCCTATTATGCTCCATTTGTAGCTAATTCgtcatcatcaacaacaacaacaatggtggAAAATAATAGTGATGCATTAAGGCAATTCAACCATATTCAGATCTTGAGTTCTCAAGTGATGCCTCATCCCTTTATTCCATCATCTTCTCTTTTTCACTCAAtcaatagtaataataataataatgataataactcAGCTGCTGCTACTATCAGGCGTATTCCAATGCCATTTAGTTCTAAGCTTCTTGATTCagataacaacaacaatgaaagtAACCAGGAAGATCATAAAGGTACGTAG
- the LOC107474733 gene encoding bZIP transcription factor TGA10 isoform X1: MGFSIAIQEQTPQEDQEAKPFMASNSGSFKSINSSTTPTQLEPLHLHHNHHHHHHNQIQEQQQHQISFGMMPSSSSSSIPGNYLNRDSGAYDLGELDQAFFMYLDGQPDPSTLQDQRPENSSSSGMRPPTLNIFPSQPMHVDPPPSNSKATTELVSAQTNGSKRPSEPSMESTNPRNNAASAPEPPKPIKRENNRKGTTSSSEQEGPKTPDPKTLRRLAQNREAARKSRLRKKAYVQQLETSRIKLNQLEQELQRARAQGIFMGGNALLGGEQGLPLPMTTITSEAAMFDMEYGRWLEEHHRLVCELRAAVQEHLQENELRMYVENCLGHYDQVMNLKSIVAKTDAFHIVFGMWKTPAERCFMWIGGFRPSELIKVIMGQIEPLTEQQILGICGLQQTTREAEEALSQGLEALNQSLTETITSDSLSSPPNMVNYMGQMAVAMSKLSTIEGFLRQADNLRQQTLHRLHQILTTRQSARCLLAIAEYFHRLRALSSLWMSRPRQE; this comes from the exons ATGGGATTCTCTATAGCTATTCAAGAACAAACACCACAAGAGGATCAAGAAGCAAAGCCTTTCATGGCTTCAAATAGTGGTAGTTTTAAGAGCATCAACTCAAGTACTACACCTACTCAACTTGAACCACTCCATcttcatcataatcatcatcatcatcatcataatcaaaTACAAGAGCAACAACAACACCAAATTTCCTTCGGAATGAtgccatcttcttcttcttcatctatccCAGGAAACTATCT AAACAGAGATTCCGGAGCTTATGATTTGGGTGAACTGGATCAAGCCTTTTTCATGTATCTTGATGGCCAACCTGACCCCTCCACTCTTCAAGACCAAAGAC CAGAGAACTCATCATCTTCAGGAATGAGGCCACCAACTCTCAACATTTTCCCCTCTCAGCCTATGCACGTAGACCCCCCGCCATCCAATTCCAAG GCTACAACGGAATTGGTTTCTGCCCAAACCAATGGTTCCAAGAGACCATCAGAGCCGTCCATGGAATCAACCAACCCGCGAAATAATGCCGCTTCTGCTCCTGAACCACCCAAACCTATAAAg CGAGAGAACAACCGCAAGGGCACAACTTCAAGTTCTGAACAAGAGGGACCAAAAACACCAGATCCTAAG ACACTAAGAAGACTTGCCCAGAATAGAGAGGCAGCAAGGAAAAGCAGGCTGAGGAAAAAG GCGTATGTTCAGCAGCTAGAAACAAGTAGGATTAAGCTGAATCAGTTGGAACAAGAGTTACAGAGAGCCAGAGCTCAA GGCATTTTCATGGGTGGAAATGCACTTTTGGGAGGAGAACAAGGCCTTCCTCTTCCTATGACTACTATTACCTCAg AGGCAGCAATGTTTGACATGGAATATGGAAGGTGGTTAGAGGAGCACCACCGTCTAGTGTGCGAACTAAGAGCAGCGGTGCAGGAACACCTGCAGGAGAACGAGCTAAGAATGTACGTTGAAAATTGCTTGGGTCATTATGACCAAGTGATGAATCTGAAGAGCATTGTGGCCAAAACAGACGCATTTCATATTGTTTTTGGAATGTGGAAAACACCAGCTGAACGCTGTTTCATGTGGATCGGTGGCTTCAGGCCTTCTGAACTCATTAAG GTTATTATGGGTCAAATTGAGCCTCTTACGGAGCAACAAATATTAGGGATATGTGGGTTGCAACAAACAACACGTGAGGCAGAAGAAGCTCTATCCCAAGGGCTTGAAGCTCTCAATCAATCACTAACAGAAACCATAACATCAGATTCATTGAGTTCTCCACCAAACATGGTTAATTACATGGGACAAATGGCTGTGGCCATGAGCAAGCTTTCAACTATCGAAGGTTTCCTTAGGCAG GCAGATAATCTGAGGCAGCAAACACTGCACCGTCTGCATCAGATTCTAACAACACGGCAATCCGCAAGGTGTTTGCTGGCAATAGCGGAGTACTTCCATCGCCTTAGAGCTCTCAGTTCTCTTTGGATGTCACGCCCTCgccaagaataa
- the LOC107474733 gene encoding bZIP transcription factor TGA10 isoform X3, whose protein sequence is MGFSIAIQEQTPQEDQEAKPFMASNSGSFKSINSSTTPTQLEPLHLHHNHHHHHHNQIQEQQQHQISFGMMPSSSSSSIPGNYLNRDSGAYDLGELDQAFFMYLDGQPDPSTLQDQRPENSSSSGMRPPTLNIFPSQPMHVDPPPSNSKATTELVSAQTNGSKRPSEPSMESTNPRNNAASAPEPPKPIKRENNRKGTTSSSEQEGPKTPDPKTLRRLAQNREAARKSRLRKKAYVQQLETSRIKLNQLEQELQRARAQGIFMGGNALLGGEQGLPLPMTTITSEAAMFDMEYGRWLEEHHRLVCELRAAVQEHLQENELRMYVENCLGHYDQVMNLKSIVAKTDAFHIVFGMWKTPAERCFMWIGGFRPSELIKVIMGQIEPLTEQQILGICGLQQTTREAEEALSQGLEALNQSLTETITSDSLSSPPNMVNYMGQMAVAMSKLSTIEGFLRQII, encoded by the exons ATGGGATTCTCTATAGCTATTCAAGAACAAACACCACAAGAGGATCAAGAAGCAAAGCCTTTCATGGCTTCAAATAGTGGTAGTTTTAAGAGCATCAACTCAAGTACTACACCTACTCAACTTGAACCACTCCATcttcatcataatcatcatcatcatcatcataatcaaaTACAAGAGCAACAACAACACCAAATTTCCTTCGGAATGAtgccatcttcttcttcttcatctatccCAGGAAACTATCT AAACAGAGATTCCGGAGCTTATGATTTGGGTGAACTGGATCAAGCCTTTTTCATGTATCTTGATGGCCAACCTGACCCCTCCACTCTTCAAGACCAAAGAC CAGAGAACTCATCATCTTCAGGAATGAGGCCACCAACTCTCAACATTTTCCCCTCTCAGCCTATGCACGTAGACCCCCCGCCATCCAATTCCAAG GCTACAACGGAATTGGTTTCTGCCCAAACCAATGGTTCCAAGAGACCATCAGAGCCGTCCATGGAATCAACCAACCCGCGAAATAATGCCGCTTCTGCTCCTGAACCACCCAAACCTATAAAg CGAGAGAACAACCGCAAGGGCACAACTTCAAGTTCTGAACAAGAGGGACCAAAAACACCAGATCCTAAG ACACTAAGAAGACTTGCCCAGAATAGAGAGGCAGCAAGGAAAAGCAGGCTGAGGAAAAAG GCGTATGTTCAGCAGCTAGAAACAAGTAGGATTAAGCTGAATCAGTTGGAACAAGAGTTACAGAGAGCCAGAGCTCAA GGCATTTTCATGGGTGGAAATGCACTTTTGGGAGGAGAACAAGGCCTTCCTCTTCCTATGACTACTATTACCTCAg AGGCAGCAATGTTTGACATGGAATATGGAAGGTGGTTAGAGGAGCACCACCGTCTAGTGTGCGAACTAAGAGCAGCGGTGCAGGAACACCTGCAGGAGAACGAGCTAAGAATGTACGTTGAAAATTGCTTGGGTCATTATGACCAAGTGATGAATCTGAAGAGCATTGTGGCCAAAACAGACGCATTTCATATTGTTTTTGGAATGTGGAAAACACCAGCTGAACGCTGTTTCATGTGGATCGGTGGCTTCAGGCCTTCTGAACTCATTAAG GTTATTATGGGTCAAATTGAGCCTCTTACGGAGCAACAAATATTAGGGATATGTGGGTTGCAACAAACAACACGTGAGGCAGAAGAAGCTCTATCCCAAGGGCTTGAAGCTCTCAATCAATCACTAACAGAAACCATAACATCAGATTCATTGAGTTCTCCACCAAACATGGTTAATTACATGGGACAAATGGCTGTGGCCATGAGCAAGCTTTCAACTATCGAAGGTTTCCTTAGGCAG ATAATCTGA
- the LOC107474749 gene encoding serine/arginine-rich splicing factor SC35-like codes for MAARSRQAALDESRGAQTVAQQPRQAANKRTRGGRKPSYIRPKTSSKASSQPEKQSASGGLRRSTRSRASSQSQPAITSSQPNSTNSRSKPTSSSTRPKSPPAGTLHPRPNRKPIRSLTQQPPAPKEKGAASSS; via the exons ATGGCAGCTAGGTCTAGACAAGCTGCATTGGATGAATCCAGAGGTGCTCAAACTGTG GCCCAACAACCAAGGCAAGCTGCTAACAAGAGGACCAGAGGAGGAAGGAAACCTTCATATATCAGACCCAAAACCAGTTCTAAGGCTTCATCTCAGCCTGAGAAGCAATCTGCAAGTGGGGGTTTGAGGAGGTCCACCAGGTCTAGAGCATCATCTCAGTCCCAACCAGCCATCACCTCTTCTCAGCCCAACTCAACCAATTCCAGGTCCAAGCCCACATCATCCTCAACTAGGCCCAAGAGTCCACCAGCAGGTACTCTCCACCCAAGGCCCAATAGAAAGCCCATCAGAAGCCTTACACAACAACCACCAGCACCAAAGGAGAAGGGTGCAGCCAGCTCCAGCTAA